One genomic window of Candidatus Minimicrobia sp. QA0096 includes the following:
- a CDS encoding UDP-N-acetylmuramoyl-L-alanyl-D-glutamate--2,6-diaminopimelate ligase codes for MGIMKNELVKIARKTLPQGALEKTENAYRVARTKMISLRYGNPARGLRIIAVTGTNGKTTTACYINEILKEAGFKTALFTTAVIEIAGKEKINDLNATVPTVARLFSFFQTAQREGVEYVILEATSHALSQHKFDGVPIEAAVMTNLTQDHLDYHKTMEAYAAAKAKLFEKKPKYIVLNRDDEWFEYFDKFTASGEKMTYGTNPEAEAHLTHVKLYKKGTEASLLIDHQTHLELATNLPGEFNVMNMSAAVSLAYLLGIKLEDIQEGVANLEAIPGRFERVENKIGIDIIVDYAHTPDALEKLLKTTHKITKGRLTLVFGACGDRDKTKRPIMGELAANLADRIFLTDEESYNENPDEIRAMIRQGIERTKKAHKMTEIADRKQAIYQALRSAVRGDTVLITGMGHEQYRIVNGKRIPWNDKKVVQEIISEIEKKSRKISL; via the coding sequence ATGGGTATTATGAAAAACGAGTTGGTAAAAATTGCTAGAAAAACGCTACCTCAAGGAGCTTTGGAAAAAACCGAAAACGCCTATAGAGTTGCGCGCACGAAGATGATTAGCCTAAGATATGGCAATCCAGCTCGTGGCTTGAGAATTATTGCAGTAACAGGGACGAACGGGAAAACTACGACTGCTTGTTATATCAATGAGATCTTGAAAGAAGCTGGTTTTAAGACTGCATTATTTACGACGGCGGTGATTGAAATTGCTGGCAAGGAAAAGATAAATGATTTGAATGCGACAGTTCCGACTGTAGCGAGGCTATTCAGCTTTTTCCAGACAGCTCAGCGTGAAGGCGTGGAATATGTGATTTTAGAGGCAACAAGTCACGCTTTATCACAGCATAAGTTTGACGGCGTGCCAATTGAAGCGGCGGTGATGACTAATTTGACTCAAGACCATTTGGATTATCACAAGACGATGGAAGCTTACGCGGCGGCTAAGGCTAAGTTGTTTGAGAAAAAACCGAAATATATCGTGCTGAATCGCGATGACGAGTGGTTTGAATATTTTGATAAGTTTACGGCTTCTGGCGAGAAAATGACTTACGGAACGAATCCGGAAGCTGAAGCTCACTTGACGCACGTTAAGTTATATAAAAAGGGAACAGAGGCGAGTCTGCTGATTGATCATCAAACTCATTTGGAGTTGGCGACTAATTTGCCTGGCGAATTTAACGTGATGAATATGTCGGCTGCGGTGTCGTTGGCATATTTGTTGGGGATAAAGTTGGAAGATATCCAAGAGGGCGTGGCGAATTTGGAAGCGATTCCTGGACGATTCGAGCGAGTAGAAAATAAGATTGGAATTGATATTATTGTGGATTATGCTCACACGCCAGACGCGTTGGAAAAATTGCTAAAAACCACTCATAAAATTACCAAGGGGCGATTAACTTTGGTGTTTGGTGCGTGTGGTGACAGAGATAAGACAAAGCGACCGATTATGGGCGAGCTGGCGGCTAATTTGGCAGATAGGATTTTTCTAACTGACGAGGAAAGCTATAACGAAAATCCAGATGAAATTCGGGCAATGATTCGTCAGGGAATTGAGCGAACGAAAAAGGCTCATAAAATGACGGAAATTGCTGATCGAAAACAGGCGATTTATCAAGCTCTGAGGTCGGCTGTTCGTGGCGATACGGTTCTGATTACGGGTATGGGTCATGAGCAGTACCGAATTGTGAATGGCAAGCGAATTCCGTGGAACGACAAGAAAGTCGTTCAGGAAATTATTTCTGAGATTGAGAAAAAGAGTCGTAAAATTTCGCTTTAA
- a CDS encoding co-chaperone GroES, giving the protein MSTPIKPLGDRVVAVREEAKTQTASGIYLPDNAKEKPVVAEVKAVGGDVKNVKVGDRIVYKEYSTTDLKIDGTEYLVVREEDILATVVG; this is encoded by the coding sequence GTGAGTACACCTATTAAGCCTCTTGGCGACCGTGTTGTAGCGGTGCGTGAAGAAGCAAAGACTCAGACAGCGAGCGGAATTTACTTGCCTGATAACGCTAAAGAAAAGCCAGTAGTTGCGGAAGTTAAAGCAGTTGGCGGCGATGTGAAGAACGTCAAAGTCGGTGATCGAATTGTCTATAAGGAATATTCGACTACGGATTTGAAAATTGACGGCACGGAATATTTGGTTGTTCGCGAAGAAGATATTTTAGCAACGGTTGTTGGATAA
- a CDS encoding UDP-N-acetylmuramoyl-tripeptide--D-alanyl-D-alanine ligase — protein MQLFKHLLETILGSYVKKYLKSHPDTKLIAVVGSVGKTSVKSATATVLSEKFTVRHSRGNLNTTLSAPLEILGVDGPKNAKSPLAWLKVFSAAHASIKNPESPDIIIQECGIDCPGEMATFMRYIQPDIAIITSVAPEHMEFFKNMDTVAHEELSISQVAKKTIFNLHDIDEKYHNLIVGNRVSYGDGSADVFLEIKKTTDTGCIVNLRHSEKTSQDINISVLGKHNIRSITGAAAAGLACGMNIEEVASALTKIRPVSGRMNILRGIRGCTLLDDTYNASPIAMENSLKTLYSISADHKIAVLGDMNELGETSESEHKKIGEICDPKQLESLITVGKMAKKHLAPIAEKNGCKVISFDTALEAGEFLKNSDIKDTTILFKGSQGGIYLEDAVKELLLDPSDVEKLVRQSQSWKQIKAKFYDSFSQSQK, from the coding sequence ATGCAATTATTCAAACATCTCTTAGAAACAATTCTCGGCTCTTATGTAAAAAAATATCTTAAATCTCATCCTGACACTAAACTAATTGCTGTAGTCGGCAGCGTTGGTAAAACTAGCGTAAAATCAGCAACCGCCACTGTTCTATCAGAAAAATTCACCGTGCGCCATAGTCGTGGCAATTTGAACACAACCTTAAGTGCGCCGCTGGAAATCTTAGGCGTAGACGGGCCAAAAAACGCCAAATCTCCCCTAGCCTGGCTAAAAGTCTTCTCCGCAGCACACGCCAGCATAAAAAACCCCGAATCTCCAGATATAATTATTCAAGAATGTGGTATTGATTGCCCTGGTGAAATGGCTACTTTTATGCGCTATATCCAGCCCGACATTGCCATAATTACCTCTGTTGCACCTGAACATATGGAGTTTTTCAAAAATATGGATACGGTAGCTCATGAGGAACTGTCCATTAGCCAGGTCGCTAAAAAAACCATCTTCAACCTTCACGATATCGATGAAAAATATCATAATCTCATAGTTGGAAATCGCGTAAGTTACGGCGATGGATCCGCTGATGTTTTCCTGGAAATTAAAAAGACTACAGATACTGGCTGTATTGTCAATTTAAGACACTCCGAAAAAACTTCTCAGGATATAAATATTTCTGTATTGGGCAAACACAACATCCGCTCAATCACTGGCGCGGCGGCGGCGGGATTGGCTTGCGGAATGAATATTGAAGAAGTTGCATCGGCTTTAACAAAAATCAGACCAGTTTCAGGCAGAATGAATATTTTACGTGGCATACGCGGTTGCACATTACTGGACGACACTTACAACGCCAGCCCTATTGCCATGGAAAATTCGCTAAAAACACTCTATTCCATCTCCGCCGATCACAAGATTGCCGTATTGGGAGATATGAATGAACTGGGCGAAACATCCGAATCGGAGCATAAAAAAATCGGTGAAATTTGCGACCCTAAACAGCTAGAATCGCTCATCACTGTCGGTAAAATGGCTAAGAAACACCTCGCGCCAATCGCTGAAAAAAATGGCTGTAAAGTAATTTCTTTTGACACGGCGCTTGAAGCTGGAGAATTCCTGAAAAATAGCGACATTAAAGATACGACAATTCTATTCAAAGGCTCACAGGGCGGCATTTACCTTGAAGACGCCGTGAAAGAATTGCTGCTCGACCCAAGCGATGTAGAAAAATTAGTTCGCCAATCACAAAGCTGGAAACAGATTAAAGCGAAATTTTACGACTCTTTTTCTCAATCTCAGAAATAA